One genomic region from Cumulibacter manganitolerans encodes:
- a CDS encoding DUF6760 family protein yields MAFLCYHLHWSHDEVMSLEHRDRRLWATQVSALNERANALDAAD; encoded by the coding sequence GTGGCCTTTCTCTGCTACCACCTGCACTGGTCGCACGACGAAGTGATGAGCCTCGAGCACCGCGACCGGCGGCTCTGGGCCACGCAGGTCTCGGCGCTCAACGAGCGGGCCAACGCCCTGGACGCGGCCGACTAG